The Sulfobacillus thermosulfidooxidans genome segment CTCCCGGTAAAACTACCGGCTTCACGGCATTGGCTAGTTCGTTGATATTGAGAACCGGAACGCCTTGAAGTTCTGCTACCTTGTTAAGATTAAAATCGTTGGTAATCACTTTGCCATCCAAGATTTTTGCCAGTTTGAGCAGTTTCGAGTCAACTTCCAAACTCGGATCGATGTCGCGTTCATAAACCTGTACCTGCGTCTTTAATTCTTTTTGAATGTGGTTGAGAATATCAAGACCCCGGCGCCCACGATTACGCTTTAAGACATCCGCAGAGTCGGCAATGTGTCTTAATTCTTCAAGAACAAATCCGGGTATCACCAAGGGACCTTCGAGAAATCCGGTTTGGCAAATATCCGCGATACGTCCATCAATAATCACGGACGTGTCGAGGATTTTCGGTTTAACGCTGTCATTCACGCGGTGTTTTACTCGCGGTAACCAGCTTTGCGGACGCATCAATTCGTCCTTTTTCCGAATGGATACCTTTAAACCGACATACCCAAACCCAACACTAATCGCAATACGAATCAAAACCCCAACGAGGCCTAGTCCATTTAATTCGGACGTTAAAAGAAACGCAATTAAGAGCCCAACAATCAACCCAACGGAACCAGACAATAAATCTTGTGTAGGCGTTTTTTGTAATCGACTCTCGCCCCACTCCATGGCCTTACTGGCCCCATTAATCAGCCAAGGCCCCAAAATATAAGCAATCAAACCGCCTCCAATGAGACCAATGCCCAATAAAATGGCTCCGCGGTCTGGTCCTAGTCCACTCAGATATGGTAGCGCCTTTAAGGCATGAAGATTTTGGAATACGCCCGCAATCCCGAGTACTCCCCCAAAGATCGTGAGAATTTGGCGCACTGTTCTTCCCATATCTGCCACCTCCCCCTGATATAATCAGATGACCCATAAGATGTTTGTCATCCCAATTTCTAGTTTTTCCCGGAGGTGTGGAATAAATACCCTAATTTACAAGTGCAGAAAACAAATTCAATACCTCCGTGAATAATATCATAGCACCGAATAGATGAGAAAAAGCAAAGAATTTGGCAAAAAGGCACCGGTCAGTCCGGTGCCTAAAAATTTGCATCGCTATATGTCTCATGGAGTGCAGCCCAGATAGTTCGCGCTCTTTGGGATCCGATTCCTGAAATTTGACTGAAGTCGTCTAGCGAAGCTTGTCGCATTTCGGATAATGTACGGTATTCATGCATCAATATCTCAATGACATCATCCGGCAGCCGAATAGTATGTAGCAGACGGTATCCACGCGGCTCTATCCGGTAGTCCAACTGATCATACCCTAAACGATTCGCCCACATTTCTTGGGACCATGACGCTGCATCGAGTATCACTGGATTGGGAACCGGAATATTTTGAGCCTGATAATCTTTCCAAATTCCTATCCAATCGCGAAAAATATCGGGATACTCTTCTAATTGTAAATCAATAAGATGACCGTCGCGCCCTAACTCCACCACATAGCGATTGATTTCTTGGCGAATGGTCAAGGCAATATATCCCCGCCGCAAAGCCTCGATGACATCGACTAAGGGGACAGCTTCTTCGGCCTCACTTTCGGCCAGGCGTCTCACCGCGCTCCGAAACAACCGGTCGTACCGACTTAAAGACGCCAACGCACTTGTCGCTTTCGTCAAAATATAACTTAAATCATGCAGAACATAACGGGATTGTCCTTTATAAATCGTTACAATACTGCGTCTTTCTGATACGGCAATGACTGTGGCATTACGCGTTTTGGCTATACGCTCCGCAGTGCGGTGACGCATTCCAGTTTCGGCTGATGTGGCATATTTTTTCGGGATTAACTCCACATTGGCTTTACGAATTCGATGGATGTCTTGGTCAAGGAGAATAGCCCCGTCCATTTTCGCCAACTCATAGACAAATTCATGGTGAAAAGGAACATCGAGACGAAACCCTCCTTCGCAATCTTCATCAATCTCTGGTTCTCCGCCAATAATAATTAACGCACCCGTTCGCGCGCGAATAATATTGTCTATCGCTTCCCGAAGAGCCGTACCCGGCGCAATTCGGGATAACACTTCCAGAAGCGGATCGTCCATCATACTCGGCGGAAACTCCGCCATTGAGGGCGGAGAAAAAGCCGCCTTCGCTCCTTTCTCAGTGCGTACGTGCTTGCGACATCTCCCAACCAGTGCTGCAGGTGTCTCGATCAGCACAACAGAGCACCCTGAAGGCACTAAGGCGAGCCAACCTGATCATTTGAACCTAAGACCTTTAGGACGAGGTAAGCGCCTTATTCCTCCGTTGATTCGAGCCCTAACCGTGACACAACCTCACTTACCCGAGTTGCGGCCACTGTAACAAGACCGGATTGGACGGAGGACATCGCGCCGGGAACCAAGACCCGGGTAAAACCCAAGCCCATTGCCTCCTTAACTCGTTCTGGTAAGCGGGGAACCCGGCGGATTTCCCCTGTTAATCCCACTTCACCACACACCGCCCATTCAGGAGGCACGGCCTTGCCGGTAAAGGACGACAACGCCGCTACCAACACACCCAAATCCAGCGCCGGGTCGTCCAGAGATATGCCGCCCGTTACCTTAAAATAGGCATCCATTTCCGAAATCTTTATTCCTAAATGCCGCTCGATAACCGCCAGAACCAGGGCAACGCGGTGAGGATCCATGCCCGATACAACGCGCCTGGGAGTGCCAAAACTTTTTACCAACAATGCTTGCACTTCCACCATGAGCGGCCTGGTTCCTTCGAATGCCGCCACAACGATGGACCCCGGACGATCAATGGGCCTCTCTTCTAAGAGTAAGCGGGAAGGATCTTCGACTCCGACCAATCCTTCACCTTCCATCGCAAACAATCCCAGTTCACTCGTGGATCCGAAACGATTTTTAATGCCCCGAAGGACCCGGAACATCTGTTGACGGTCGCCTTCGAACATTAACACCACATCCACCAAATGTTCGACCACTCGGGGACCTGCTAGCGCAATTGGACACTGTCTTCATCCTTCGTTAAGAGCACGGCCAGAGATATTTTTGCAACACCGGATCGCATTTAAGCCACGGATAATCGGTTTGTAGGTCAACCCGTTGCCACGTCCCTTGATGTCGCCAGAGTTGCGACAAAGCTAACCAATCTTTGGCCGGCGCTTTCCCAATTAATTGGGGTTGGTGCGATAATCCAGCCAATACCGTAATCGCTTGCCCGTTTTCTGGCCACTCAACATCATCGCACGCTTTATCCATCCACTGGCATAAGACCTTCCACTGCATTGCGCCCAACTTCTTGGCCAAATTTTCAGATATAGACCAAACGGGACCCGCATGAAGGGCCGGTTTTTCTTGATGGTCCAACCACAGCATACGTCGAAACAATTGGGAATTATGCATGCCATATTCCTTATCAACCAAAACACACCATAATGCATCGGTTGGTGTAGGAGCCAACAAGAAAATGGCGGGATCGAGACTCATGGGAAGAACCTCGATACCATGGCTCGCCACACTCTGCCCAAGCTTCCAACTGTGTAGCACTCTGGCATGCCGTTGGCCATTGGTTTGACGCCGAAGAATCTTATTACCCTGTGCCCATAACGTGAGGAGCTGAGCATATTGTCTCTGAGGATCCAAAGTATTCGCCGCTTTCTTTGTTTCCTGCACGTTGATCGCTGTGACGGGCTCTCGCGCGTCACTCCCGATGTTTCATGCATATAGCTCAGTAACTCGACCTAAGTTTCCTTAAGCCGCG includes the following:
- a CDS encoding PIN/TRAM domain-containing protein translates to MGRTVRQILTIFGGVLGIAGVFQNLHALKALPYLSGLGPDRGAILLGIGLIGGGLIAYILGPWLINGASKAMEWGESRLQKTPTQDLLSGSVGLIVGLLIAFLLTSELNGLGLVGVLIRIAISVGFGYVGLKVSIRKKDELMRPQSWLPRVKHRVNDSVKPKILDTSVIIDGRIADICQTGFLEGPLVIPGFVLEELRHIADSADVLKRNRGRRGLDILNHIQKELKTQVQVYERDIDPSLEVDSKLLKLAKILDGKVITNDFNLNKVAELQGVPVLNINELANAVKPVVLPGEEMVVHVIKDGKESGQGIGYLDDGTMIVVDGGRKFIGQTVTVIVTSVLQTAAGRMIFAKLKSALGAVELSEA
- the disA gene encoding DNA integrity scanning diadenylate cyclase DisA — its product is MAEFPPSMMDDPLLEVLSRIAPGTALREAIDNIIRARTGALIIIGGEPEIDEDCEGGFRLDVPFHHEFVYELAKMDGAILLDQDIHRIRKANVELIPKKYATSAETGMRHRTAERIAKTRNATVIAVSERRSIVTIYKGQSRYVLHDLSYILTKATSALASLSRYDRLFRSAVRRLAESEAEEAVPLVDVIEALRRGYIALTIRQEINRYVVELGRDGHLIDLQLEEYPDIFRDWIGIWKDYQAQNIPVPNPVILDAASWSQEMWANRLGYDQLDYRIEPRGYRLLHTIRLPDDVIEILMHEYRTLSEMRQASLDDFSQISGIGSQRARTIWAALHETYSDANF